Proteins encoded within one genomic window of Pseudomonadota bacterium:
- the lptC gene encoding LPS export ABC transporter periplasmic protein LptC: protein MTDASPNLVDTVAPPTRRRAAIRLPFGRHFAALSPHSSRLVALLKLVLPVVALTLLGLIVLWPQLRDDPRQFRLGTARIDPGEAEVLRMVNPRYVGLDGENQPFALTADSATQVAGNVDVMQLVQPKADLTMRDGSWVALSAPAGTYDRVRQSLHLSGGVSVFQDAGYAFFSPTADIDLIIGAASGDDPVQGQGPFGDLTASGFRILDKGRRVLLTGKSHLVLKGEGSVPAEARPAPKTSGKERSSPPTTKGASG, encoded by the coding sequence ATGACCGACGCCAGCCCCAATCTCGTCGACACGGTCGCTCCGCCGACGCGGCGCCGTGCGGCCATCCGTCTCCCCTTCGGCCGCCACTTTGCGGCGCTCAGCCCGCATTCGAGCCGTCTCGTGGCCTTGCTCAAGCTGGTCTTGCCGGTGGTCGCGCTCACGCTCTTGGGGCTGATCGTGCTCTGGCCGCAGCTCCGCGATGATCCCAGGCAGTTTCGCCTCGGCACCGCGCGGATCGATCCGGGCGAGGCCGAAGTCCTGCGCATGGTCAACCCCCGCTATGTCGGCCTCGACGGCGAGAACCAGCCCTTCGCGCTCACCGCCGACTCGGCGACACAAGTCGCCGGCAACGTCGACGTCATGCAACTTGTCCAGCCGAAGGCCGACCTGACGATGCGGGACGGCAGCTGGGTGGCGCTCAGCGCCCCTGCCGGCACCTATGACCGGGTGCGCCAGAGCCTGCACCTCTCGGGCGGCGTCAGCGTCTTCCAGGACGCCGGCTATGCGTTCTTCTCGCCCACCGCCGACATCGATCTCATCATCGGCGCGGCCAGCGGCGACGATCCGGTGCAAGGTCAAGGCCCGTTCGGCGATCTGACGGCGAGCGGCTTCCGAATCCTGGACAAAGGCCGCCGGGTGCTCTTGACCGGCAAGTCCCACCTCGTGCTGAAGGGCGAAGGCAGCGTTCCCGCGGAGGCGCGCCCGGCGCCGAAGACGTCGGGCAAGGAACGCTCGAGCCCGCCGACGACCAAGGGAGCCTCGGGATGA
- the lptB gene encoding LPS export ABC transporter ATP-binding protein, with protein MTESRPMPRLVKTNPGLVASNLGKRFKKRPVVRDVSIAVQRGEVVGLLGPNGAGKTTCFYIITGLLAPDVGTIALDGQDITDLPMYRRARLGMGYLPQEASIFRGLSVEANIRAVLEVVEKDAAAREAYLDDLLAEFSISHLRRAPALALSGGERRRVEIARALASQPSFILLDEPLAGIDPIAVSDIRDLVAHLKDRGIGVLITDHNVRETLEIVDRAYILHDGRVLMEGRPSEIVADENVRRVYLGERFSL; from the coding sequence ATGACCGAATCCCGCCCGATGCCACGGCTCGTCAAGACTAACCCCGGACTGGTCGCGAGCAATCTCGGCAAGCGCTTCAAGAAGCGGCCGGTGGTGCGCGACGTGAGCATCGCGGTCCAGCGCGGCGAGGTGGTGGGTCTGCTCGGCCCGAACGGTGCCGGCAAGACCACGTGCTTCTACATCATCACCGGCCTCCTCGCGCCCGATGTCGGCACCATCGCCTTGGACGGCCAGGACATCACCGACCTGCCGATGTACCGGCGCGCGCGCCTCGGCATGGGCTATCTGCCGCAGGAAGCCTCGATCTTCCGCGGGCTCTCGGTCGAGGCGAACATCCGTGCCGTCCTCGAGGTGGTGGAGAAGGATGCGGCCGCCCGCGAGGCCTATCTGGACGACCTGCTCGCGGAATTTTCGATCTCGCATCTGCGCCGCGCCCCGGCGCTGGCGCTGTCGGGTGGCGAGCGGCGGCGGGTGGAGATCGCCCGCGCGCTTGCCTCGCAGCCGAGCTTTATCCTGTTGGACGAGCCGCTCGCCGGCATCGATCCGATCGCCGTCAGCGACATCCGCGACCTCGTCGCTCACCTCAAGGATCGCGGCATCGGCGTGCTGATCACCGATCACAATGTCCGCGAGACGCTGGAGATCGTCGATCGCGCCTACATCCTGCACGACGGACGGGTGCTGATGGAGGGAAGACCCAGCGAGATCGTCGCCGACGAAAATGTGCGGCGCGTCTATCTCGGCGAGCGGTTCAGCCTGTAA
- the rpoN gene encoding RNA polymerase factor sigma-54: MAISQRLDLRQSQSLVMTPQLQQAIKLLQLSNLELADYIERELEQNPLLERDEGASEPSVAEESPDLAPVPADPLNSDAAELTLRDTLPAEGDTPLDADDSNLWASAPADSLQSWKTGRGGTDFDDDDAGLDSNASRPPTLRDHLIDQLAVELNDPVDKLVGSHLIEMVDESGYLQGDLDETAKRLGCERSRVEAVLARLQRFDPAGVFARSLAECLALQLRERNRLDPAMQALLDNLELLAKRDLTQLLRLCGVDAEDLREMIHEIKALNPKPGQAFDQSLAQPVIPDIIMRPQPGGSWLIELNSDTLPKVLVNTRYYARVSRSARRKEEKDYLSERFQSANWLVKSLHQRATTILKVASEIVRQQDGFFRQGVSGLKPLILRDIAEAIAMHESTVSRVTTNKFMATPRGMFELKYFFTSSIANSAGGEAHSAEAVRFRIRSLIEAEVAAEVLSDDKLVEILRTEGIDIARRTVAKYREALRIPSSVQRRREKSMEI; encoded by the coding sequence ATGGCGATCTCACAGCGACTCGACCTGAGGCAAAGCCAATCGCTGGTGATGACGCCGCAGCTGCAGCAGGCGATCAAGCTCTTGCAGCTGTCGAATCTCGAGCTCGCCGATTACATCGAGCGCGAGCTCGAGCAAAATCCGCTTCTGGAACGCGACGAAGGTGCCAGCGAGCCAAGCGTCGCCGAGGAGAGCCCCGATCTGGCACCGGTGCCGGCCGATCCCTTGAACAGCGATGCGGCCGAGCTCACCCTCAGAGACACGCTGCCGGCCGAAGGCGATACGCCCCTCGATGCGGATGATTCCAATCTCTGGGCGAGCGCGCCCGCCGATTCCTTGCAGTCCTGGAAGACCGGCCGCGGTGGAACCGACTTCGACGACGACGATGCCGGGCTCGATTCCAATGCCAGCCGGCCGCCCACGCTCCGCGACCACCTGATCGACCAGCTCGCCGTCGAATTGAACGATCCCGTTGATAAGCTGGTGGGTTCGCATCTCATCGAGATGGTGGACGAGTCGGGCTATCTCCAGGGCGATCTCGACGAGACGGCAAAGCGCCTCGGCTGCGAGCGGAGCCGCGTGGAGGCGGTGCTGGCGCGCCTCCAACGCTTCGATCCTGCCGGCGTGTTTGCCCGCTCGCTGGCGGAGTGCCTGGCGCTCCAGCTGCGCGAGCGCAATCGACTCGATCCCGCCATGCAGGCGCTCCTCGACAATCTCGAGCTGCTCGCCAAACGCGACCTGACGCAGCTCCTCAGGCTCTGCGGGGTGGACGCCGAGGATTTGCGCGAGATGATCCACGAGATCAAGGCCCTCAATCCGAAGCCGGGCCAGGCATTCGACCAATCGCTGGCGCAGCCGGTGATCCCCGATATCATCATGCGCCCGCAGCCCGGCGGCAGCTGGCTCATCGAGCTCAACAGCGACACCCTGCCCAAGGTGCTGGTGAACACCCGCTATTATGCCCGAGTGAGCCGCTCGGCCCGGCGCAAGGAGGAGAAGGACTATCTCTCCGAGCGCTTCCAGTCGGCCAACTGGCTGGTCAAATCGCTGCACCAGCGCGCCACGACCATCCTCAAGGTTGCAAGCGAGATCGTCCGTCAGCAGGACGGCTTCTTCCGCCAGGGTGTCAGCGGATTGAAGCCGCTCATCCTGCGCGACATCGCCGAAGCCATCGCCATGCACGAAAGCACCGTTAGCCGGGTCACCACCAACAAGTTCATGGCCACCCCCCGGGGCATGTTCGAGCTCAAATACTTCTTCACCTCCTCGATCGCCAATTCCGCCGGCGGCGAGGCGCATTCGGCCGAAGCCGTCCGCTTCCGCATCAGGAGCTTGATCGAGGCCGAAGTCGCCGCCGAGGTGCTTTCCGACGATAAGCTCGTTGAGATTCTGCGGACCGAGGGCATCGACATCGCCCGGCGTACCGTCGCCAAGTACCGGGAAGCCCTGCGGATCCCCTCTTCGGTACAACGCCGACGCGAAAAATCCATGGAAATATAG
- the raiA gene encoding ribosome-associated translation inhibitor RaiA, with protein MKLSVAGKQVEVGSALRHHIDAILPQAIEKYFGNPIETGVVLSRDGAGVRADISVHVGRGILVQSHHVASQAVPAFDGAAERLAKRLRRYKRRLRDHHRRPDAANAELPARHYVLAADADAPSGRPAEGAADLPAIVAEMATTIEQLSVSEAVMRLELAEMPALLFQNSAHGGLNMIYRRADGHIGWVDPRTIDKQ; from the coding sequence ATGAAGCTGTCCGTCGCGGGCAAGCAGGTCGAGGTTGGATCGGCACTTCGCCACCACATCGACGCGATCCTGCCCCAGGCTATCGAGAAGTATTTCGGCAATCCCATCGAAACCGGCGTGGTCCTGAGCCGTGACGGGGCGGGGGTGCGTGCCGACATTTCCGTGCATGTCGGCCGTGGCATCCTGGTGCAGAGCCATCACGTGGCCTCCCAGGCGGTGCCCGCCTTCGACGGCGCTGCCGAACGGCTGGCCAAGCGTCTCCGCCGCTACAAGCGGCGGTTGCGCGACCATCATCGTCGGCCGGATGCCGCCAATGCCGAGCTGCCGGCGCGGCACTACGTGCTGGCGGCGGACGCCGACGCGCCGTCCGGCCGCCCCGCGGAGGGTGCGGCCGACCTGCCGGCGATCGTCGCCGAGATGGCGACAACCATCGAGCAGTTGAGCGTGAGCGAGGCGGTCATGCGCCTCGAGCTGGCGGAAATGCCGGCGCTTCTCTTTCAGAACAGCGCCCATGGCGGCTTGAACATGATCTATCGCCGCGCCGATGGGCACATCGGATGGGTCGATCCCCGCACCATCGACAAACAGTGA
- the ptsN gene encoding PTS IIA-like nitrogen regulatory protein PtsN — MDMIDLIRPESILPSLRATSKKQALQELSRRAAELTELDEREIFDALIERERLGTTGVGMGIAIPHSKFPRLKRLVGLFARAEKPVPFDSIDEQPVDLIFLLLAPATAGADHLKALARVSRLLRDKSTCIKLRGCSDADAIFALLTAAPASHAA, encoded by the coding sequence ATGGACATGATCGACTTGATACGGCCGGAGAGCATCCTCCCCAGCCTTCGGGCCACCAGCAAAAAGCAGGCCCTGCAGGAGCTCTCGCGCCGTGCGGCCGAGCTCACCGAGCTGGACGAGCGCGAAATCTTCGATGCGCTCATCGAGCGCGAGCGCTTAGGCACGACCGGCGTCGGCATGGGCATCGCCATTCCGCACAGCAAGTTTCCGCGCCTCAAGCGGCTCGTCGGACTCTTCGCCCGCGCCGAGAAGCCGGTGCCGTTCGATTCGATCGACGAGCAGCCGGTCGACCTGATTTTCCTCTTGCTGGCACCGGCGACGGCGGGGGCCGATCACCTGAAGGCGTTGGCGCGCGTGTCGCGCCTTCTGCGCGACAAGAGCACCTGCATCAAGCTCAGGGGCTGCTCCGATGCGGACGCCATCTTCGCCTTGCTGACGGCAGCGCCGGCCAGCCACGCCGCCTGA
- a CDS encoding DUF1150 family protein, producing MTTVNTLRSMSPTDVAALGLNHLAYVKRVVVNDVVGYAIHAADGTEMGVARDRDTAFAAVRQHELEPLSVH from the coding sequence ATGACGACCGTGAATACCCTCAGAAGCATGTCGCCGACCGATGTGGCGGCACTCGGCCTCAACCACCTCGCCTACGTCAAGCGCGTGGTGGTGAACGACGTCGTCGGCTATGCGATCCATGCCGCCGATGGCACCGAGATGGGCGTTGCCCGCGATCGCGACACCGCCTTCGCCGCCGTGCGCCAGCATGAGCTGGAGCCCTTGAGCGTGCACTGA
- a CDS encoding Hsp20 family protein, which translates to MSRLSLFNSPLLLGFDHFERTLDRISKMSSEGYPPYNIEQTGENGLRITLAVAGFRREDLNVQVENDQLVIRGRQEDAPDRVYLHRGIAARQFQRSFVLADGIEVVGAELDNGLLHVDLVRPQPEARVKTVEIRPAAKSASRPRTVDLADGPGAQPGSAGKRGAAS; encoded by the coding sequence ATGAGCCGTCTATCCTTGTTCAATAGCCCGCTCTTGCTGGGCTTCGATCATTTCGAACGCACCCTCGACCGGATCTCGAAGATGTCGTCGGAGGGCTATCCGCCCTACAACATCGAGCAGACCGGCGAGAACGGTCTGCGCATCACCTTGGCCGTTGCGGGATTCCGGCGCGAGGACCTGAACGTCCAGGTAGAGAACGACCAGCTCGTCATCCGCGGTCGCCAGGAGGATGCGCCGGACCGCGTCTACCTGCACCGCGGCATCGCCGCCCGGCAGTTCCAGCGCAGCTTCGTGCTGGCCGACGGCATCGAGGTGGTCGGCGCCGAGCTCGACAACGGGTTGCTGCATGTCGATCTGGTGCGCCCGCAACCCGAGGCGCGCGTGAAGACGGTCGAGATCCGGCCGGCGGCGAAAAGCGCAAGCCGGCCCCGGACCGTCGATTTGGCCGATGGTCCCGGTGCTCAGCCGGGGTCCGCAGGCAAGCGCGGGGCGGCTTCATGA
- a CDS encoding site-specific integrase — MSAVAALTDARLKVEGLNIEPGTDDHLRASHLMLRAYVEAAYQIAARAEGSFAPPFRDGLFVERVTPPLAASTTTASETPSGPTLGKTIEKYLAERLPSWSLKTRRKEAAILRLFAEVVGSDSRMMTIGLTDVVRLKDILRRLPANHSKLWPGVPVAEVVERPNLPAAMSTTTLNTYLSKTGGFLRWCASHGLTGARLDVAGLKLKASGKAKERRDPFSVDQLRAIFAGPLYTGCLGPRYRFWPGTERIRDDARFWAPLIGLYSGARLGEICGLRVADVAEIDGVPVLNIRETDERDLKTTGSRRMVPIHARLLDVGLLEYAATLKAKREARLFPELRVRSDGYISDEISRWFSRGLKRLEAKTPKTSFHSFRHNFSDALKMAGVPGDRRRAIMGWTSRDMDESTYGGSTPGAGFSLATLKADVDRVAYPLDWGHLTR, encoded by the coding sequence GTGAGCGCCGTTGCCGCGCTCACCGATGCCCGCTTGAAGGTCGAAGGCCTCAATATCGAGCCGGGCACAGACGATCATCTACGCGCCTCGCATCTCATGCTGAGGGCCTATGTCGAGGCGGCTTACCAGATCGCGGCCCGTGCCGAGGGAAGCTTTGCCCCGCCTTTCCGTGACGGGCTTTTTGTCGAACGCGTGACACCACCCCTGGCCGCTTCCACTACAACCGCATCGGAGACGCCATCCGGGCCGACACTCGGGAAAACCATCGAGAAATATCTGGCCGAGCGCTTGCCATCCTGGAGCCTCAAGACGCGGCGCAAGGAGGCCGCCATTCTTCGCCTGTTCGCCGAGGTCGTGGGGTCCGACAGCCGGATGATGACCATTGGCCTAACGGACGTTGTGCGCCTCAAAGACATCCTGCGAAGGCTGCCGGCGAACCATTCTAAGCTCTGGCCGGGCGTTCCAGTAGCCGAGGTCGTGGAACGGCCCAACCTGCCCGCAGCTATGTCGACCACGACCCTCAACACGTACCTGTCGAAGACGGGCGGGTTTCTCCGTTGGTGTGCGAGCCACGGCCTCACGGGCGCAAGGCTGGACGTCGCCGGCCTCAAGCTCAAGGCGTCCGGCAAGGCGAAAGAGAGGCGCGACCCATTCAGTGTCGATCAGCTACGGGCGATCTTTGCCGGCCCGCTCTATACCGGCTGCCTCGGCCCACGATATCGCTTCTGGCCGGGCACGGAACGTATTCGCGACGATGCCCGCTTCTGGGCTCCATTGATTGGACTGTATAGCGGCGCGAGGCTTGGCGAGATCTGCGGACTGCGGGTCGCCGACGTAGCGGAAATCGACGGCGTGCCAGTACTCAACATCCGAGAGACGGATGAGCGGGATCTGAAGACGACGGGCTCTCGCCGGATGGTCCCCATCCACGCCAGGCTGCTTGATGTAGGCCTTCTAGAGTATGCGGCCACTCTCAAGGCCAAACGCGAGGCGAGGCTGTTCCCAGAGCTTCGCGTGCGTTCGGACGGCTATATCAGCGATGAGATCTCTAGATGGTTCTCGCGCGGCCTCAAGAGGCTCGAAGCCAAGACACCGAAGACATCGTTCCATAGCTTCCGGCACAATTTCAGCGACGCGCTCAAGATGGCGGGCGTCCCTGGCGATCGGCGGCGCGCGATCATGGGCTGGACCAGCCGCGACATGGATGAGTCGACCTATGGAGGCAGCACGCCAGGTGCGGGCTTCTCATTGGCGACCTTAAAGGCAGACGTGGATCGCGTGGCCTATCCCCTGGATTGGGGCCACCTGACGCGGTAA
- a CDS encoding recombinase family protein encodes MTEAVAPLADRPEGALLLAALQAGDVLITAKLDRMFRSALDALDVLGRLKDRGVSLHMVDLGGDVTGNGISKLVFTILSAVAEAERDRIRERIRDVKGDQRERGRYLGGKIPFGWRVDGDGALARVPEQQAAIHELVRMRSEGRSYRAISHQAAALGFPLSHEGVKNIINAASQRTA; translated from the coding sequence TTGACAGAAGCGGTGGCGCCGCTTGCGGATCGGCCAGAGGGCGCATTGTTGCTCGCCGCGCTCCAGGCCGGTGACGTGCTGATCACCGCCAAGCTTGACCGGATGTTCCGCTCAGCCCTGGACGCTCTAGACGTGCTCGGCCGGCTCAAGGACCGTGGCGTGTCGCTGCATATGGTGGACTTGGGCGGCGACGTGACCGGGAACGGTATATCAAAGCTGGTCTTCACCATTCTGTCGGCCGTCGCCGAGGCCGAGCGAGATCGCATCCGCGAACGCATCCGCGACGTGAAGGGCGACCAGCGCGAGCGCGGACGCTATCTAGGCGGAAAGATACCGTTCGGCTGGCGAGTTGATGGTGACGGGGCACTGGCGCGGGTGCCTGAGCAACAGGCAGCCATTCACGAGCTGGTGCGTATGCGCTCTGAGGGCCGCTCGTATCGCGCCATCTCGCACCAGGCCGCCGCACTCGGCTTCCCCTTGTCCCATGAGGGCGTGAAGAACATCATCAACGCGGCGAGCCAGCGGACGGCCTAG